A region of the Halalkalibaculum roseum genome:
GGCTATGACTACACGTGGTTTTGGAGAGGATGAATTTAAACAGGTGGCCCGTTTAATTGACAAAGTACTTCAGGATCCGGAAAATGAAAGCCGGCTTCACACTGTAAAAGAAGAGGTAAAAGAGCTCTGTGAACAGTTTCCTTTATATGATTTTGTTACCGCATAATTCTGAATTTAGCAGCTATTCCCACAAATAATCTTTGCCTTTAATGCCTTAGCGGTTAAAAATATTTATGTCCCCATCTGAAGAACGTCACATTATGACCCAGGATCCTCCCAAGGCTAAGGCCCCGGTGGATCGCACCGCTGACATGTCGTTTCTGGAGCACCTTGAAGAGTTGCGCTGGAGACTCATAAAAGGTCTCGGCGGACTCGCAGTAGGCATGCTTGTAGCGGTCTTCTTCAGTGATTTCCTGGTCAATAAGGTAATGCTCGGGCCCACCCGTGCCGATTTCATCGTTTACCAGATACTGGGAATTGATGCCATAGACTTAACCCTGCAGAGTAGAAAACTTCCGGGTCAATTTTTTACCTACTGGGGAACATTGATCCTTATGGGTGCCATTATCGGTTCACCGATTCTATTTTACCAGCTTTGGGCATTTGTAGAACCCGCCCTCGAAAGTGCTGAAAAATGGAAGAGTCGCCTGCATTCCCTATTTATCACCGCTTTTTTTATTGCAGGAGTTTGTTTCGGGTATTTTGTGCTGGTACCTTTTGCACTGCAGTTCTTCAGCCAGTTCCAGATATCCGATGTCATTCACAATGATTTTGACATCAATGAATATTTCAGTTCCCTTTCGATGTGGGTAATTTCCTGCGGTATCATATTTCAGTTACCGGTAATAAGTTACTTCCTGTCAAAATTTGGATTACTCTCGCCGGAATTCCTCCGCAAGTATCGACGCCATTCTATTGTAGCCTGCTTCATTATGTCGGCTTTCTTGACTCCACCTGACCCAATATCGCAGATCATAGTAGGAGTACCCTTGATATTCCTTTATCAGCTCTCGATTTGGGTAAGTAAGAAAGGGGTTCAGCATCGTGAAAAAGAGCTCCAAAAGGCATTTAGTGGCACCAATTAGACTCAGCGATAATAAAACCATAGCATTTATATTTTATCGAGCCCTCAAAATCCCTTACCTTATCGGGCTTAGTTAACAGGGTAAAAATCATGCGACCAAAAACTCTTTTTTTACTTCTTACGATTGTGGGCTTTACGCTCTTGTCATGTTCCGGTTCAGTAGAACCCGAGCAGGTAGCGGGAACCTATCGCGGTGTGCTTGAAAGCCCTGGAGGTGAGCTGGCATTTCCCATCACCATTTCTAACTCCGGTGATTCCCTACAAGCTTTCAGCTCAAACGGAGCCGATACCGTTTATTACAATGACATCACTGTAAAAGAGGATTCCTTGATTTTGGGATTTGATTATTACGACTCATACCTTCGCGGAAAAGTAAATTTTGACGGATCCTTATCCGGTAATTGGAGCAGGCGTGCACCGAATGGCCGGCGATCGGTTTTGCCCTTCCGTGCTGAAAAAGGGGTTACTGAGCGGTACCCGGAAACCTCCCCCGACAATTACAACTTTGAGGGCAACTGGAAGGCTACCTTTACAGACGAAGACGGAACCTTCCCGGCTCAAGGTAAATTTGTATCACAACCGGGAGGAAAGCTGTTTGGCACTATCAAGAAAGAGACCGGGGATTACCGCTTCCTGGAAGGTTTTTATACCGATTCTACACTTACCCTCTCAACCTTTGACGGTGCTCATGCTTTTCTGTTTAAAGCACAATTACAGCCTGATGGGACACTGAAGGGAGACTTATGGTCACGGGATGACTATCATGCAACCTGGACCGCTGAAAAAGGGCAAGCATCACTGCGCAGTCCGCTACAAATTTCTGCAGAAGAAGCAGTTGGCAATTCCATGGAATTTACATTCCCAAACCTTCAGGGTGATACTCTCCGGGCTGACGATCCCGCTTTCCAAAACAAACCGATGCTCGTTTACCTCTTCGGCTCCTGGTGCCCTAATTGCGCCGACGAAACCAACATGCTGAAAGAAATTTATTCTGAAGAATACTCTAATACTGATTTGCAGATCGTGGGACTTGCCTATGAATTTAGCGGAAACTTTGAAGATGATGCCGAAATGGTTAACCGCTATCGCAAGAGGTTTGATATCCCATGGACATTACTGGTGGCAGGTGTAAACGATAAGGAGGAAGCAGCAGATACTCTCACTTTTCTGGATAGTGTCATCTCGTATCCGACCAGTTTTTTTGTAGACCGAAATCATAAAATAAGGGCAGTACACGTTGGTTTTAACGGACCAGCAACCGGCAGTACCTATTTTCAGGAAATTCAACGATTTAAAAATCAATTAAACCAGATTACCAATTAGAAGATGAAACACTTTAAGCATCTAGCATTAATTTTACTCGCGCTATTCTTGCTACAGTCTTGTGGTCAGGATCCTACAGGTCCGGATTATAGCAATGCACCTGCACCCTATGATACGACTAGTGCCGTCAGCAGTACTACATCAGAAGACGGACTTAAAATCTACGTCATTGAAGAGGGTTATGGTGCGTTTGAAGTGGTTAGCCGTGACCAGGTGAGAATCAGATTTACAGGCAGAACAGCAGACGGAAGAATTTTTGACAGTTCCTATGCCAACGGATTTTCGACTCCCCGCACTTTTCGAAATCTGACGCCGGTACCCATAAATGACGGATTTAGTCAGATATCTCCGCTTATTGACGGATTTCGTCGCGGACTTCTGGGTATGAGACAGGGTGAGAAGCGAACGGTTGTTATCCCGCCCGAACTGGGCTACGGCGACAGCCGTGAAGGAACCAATGGCTTCGACCTGAGGAATGACACCCTTATTTTTGATATTGAACTGGTAGAGATTCTGAGCCTTCAATAAAAAAGATTCAAAGGACCCTCAATTCAGCCTCTTTGAATCTATTTTAAACGTATATATTCTTCTTATTCTTTGGAATATACTTCAACCTCTTTTGAATAATAAGAGAAGAACTTGTTATTGCTTCTTCTAAAATTTCTGCAATAGATCCTGAAACAAGTTCAGGATGACAACAATAACGTTATAACAAAATATTTAAAGCCAAATCTTTCATTGAGGGATTAAGCTTCTTTATTAGGTTCACCTTCCATTCATGATGCCAATTTTTTAGTTGTTTTTCCCGAAGAATTGCATCAACAATGTTGGGGAACTCTTCATAGTAGACCAAGAACTTTAAATTATACTTTTTAGTGAATTTTGAGCCTTCATTGTTTTTATGATCCCTTATTCTCCCTTCTAAATTACTGGTTACACCGATATAAAATATATTCCGATTGTAGTTTGATAGGATATAAACATAACCAACCTTTCCATTGTAATCGTAATAACCCAAATTATGCGCTTTGAATAGTTAGGTATGTAATAGTAAGACCCGTAATTCAAACAATCCTTACATAATAAATAAGAGTACATCAAAATTGATATATTCAACATTTGAAAAAAATCAAAATGTTGTCATCCTGAACTTGTTTCAGGATCTATTGCGCAAATTTTTATTTGGGGGAAAAGATCACATCTTCTCTTAAAAATTCATAAAAGACATAAAATCGGTCTCAGCGGCCTATACTAAAAATTAAATTAAAGTGTCAATTAGTGGTAAATCAGTAATAATCTATTCACGCCTACTCATAGACCCGAGGTATCTTTGGCAATAGAGATGTCAATATCTCGTAAGGAATAGTGCCAGCCAGTTCGGCCCAGTTGCTGAGATCATTCTTTGAAGAACTCAGTAACTCTACACCCGTGCCCGCATCATGCCGGTCCTGATCCAGAAATACCATGCAGTAATTCATAGTAATATTCCCCACCTGCCGGTACTCTTTGCCTCCGATGCCGATACGAATCTTTCCGCTCAACACCCTCTTCAAGCCATCTTCATATCCAACCGGAATCACACCTACAAATCCGTCACGGGGTGCTTCCCAATGAGCGCCATAGCTCACACTATCGCCCTTACGAATTGGATTTACCTGAACAAGTTTGCTTGACCAACTCAGGGCAGGCTTTAGGCCCTGAATTACATTTTCAGCAGGAGAATAACCGTAAATACCTATACCGGGTCGGATCAGGTCAAAGGTTGTATTCTTATAAAAAACGGCACCACCTGTATTTGCTATATGAGTGAAAAGATGATCCGGAAACCGAATTCTGATCTTCTTAAAACGTTTAAGCTGAGCCTCCACCATCTCCGAACCGGGGACATCTGAAGTCGCAAAATGAGAATAGATACCGGTACAAATCAGTGCTGAATGTTTTTCCATCTCAAGGACAGCCTCATCAACCCTATCTCCCTGGATTCCTAGTCGTCCCATACCCGTATCAAAGTTCAGATGATACTCAGTTCCGGCCGGCAGGAAGCCAAAATGACTTAATTCACTAATCGTAGCGGTCAGGTTGAAATTGGTATACAGATTGGCCGTTTCACTATTGGGTACACAAAAAACCAGAATAGGAAGATCAATACCGTGGTCGCGCAGTTCAATGCCTTCATCAACAGAATTGACCGCAAACCAATCAACTTCGTTTTGCAGGGCTTCTGCGACTTTTACACTTCCATGTCCATACGCATTTGCCTTTACAACCGGCATCACACCGGCATCGGAACCGGCAAGCTTCCTGATCACCTTCAGATTATGCCGAATAGTCGACAGATCAATGGTTATTACTGAATCTCGTTTCATTTGTTAGTTATAATTAGTCAAAATGAGAACCAGTTTTTCTTCTTCAGATCCTTCAAAACTACATTGGCAGCATTATAGCCGGCAGCACCGAACACACCTCCTCCAGGGTGACAAGAAGCAGAAGAAAGATACAGATTTTCTATAGGGGTTTTGTAATTGCTCATCTCTGGGATGGGACGGAACATAAACATCTGGTCAAAACTCATCTCTACATGCATCACATTTCCTTTGAGTAAACCATGCTTGCGTTCAATATCCAGGGGGCTTTGAATATACCAGTCAATCAGTTTGTCTTTCATATTGGGAGCATAGCGCGTTACAACATCGTAAATTTTCTGCGCTTCCTTCTCGCGGATGTCATCCCAGTGTAAGTTATTTTGAAGCTCATAAGGATGCCATTGTGCCCATGCAAATAGGGTGTGTCCCCCACTGGGAGCTACATCCTCATCAATTTCCGAGAATGTCATGGCCAGTACAGCCGGATTCTCCGGCGGTTTCCCTTTAAGGTAATCTCCAATGGCATTATTCATATACTGAACGGATGGGGCTAATAGCTGCATACCATTGTGTATGTAAGGATCATCCGGACAGGCCGTATATCTCGGCAACTCTTCAACCGCACACCGTATTACCATCCCGAAGCCGTTACCGACATTTATATTTTCAACTTTTTTGTACATCGATGGTTCCAGGTGTTCTTTACCTACAAGCTTCATCATCGTTGTCTGTACGTGCGCATTGGAGATGATGGTATCTGCACGATATTCTTCACCGCTTTCTGTCTTGACACCTTTTGCCTTCCCGGACTCAATAAGAACTTTTTTAACGGGAGAAGCGGGTATCACCTTCGAACCGCGTGCTTCCAGGTAATTGGCCATGGCCTGGGTAAGCATTCCGCTGCCTCCCCGAGGATGCTTGGCCCCGCTTTGGTGCAGCATGGACTGCCAGCCAGCAAAATCGCCGGTTGCCGGGTGATCGGGTGTCGGTCCCGACTGAGCCGCAAACCACATTACAGCAGCCTTTAGATGCTCATTTTCAAAAGCATCGTCAACTACTTTACCATAGCTGCTTAGAATTTTCTGAAGGCTGCTCATCTGCTCACCTTTTTTAAACATCGACCCGTTTTTGATCTGCCCGCGGGCCATCTCTGAAACAATATTCTTTCCTTTGGGCGGCACCATGAACGTCTTCAACACCCCTTCATTCACCCTACCCCAGAAATCAACAAATTCCCTGTAGTTCTGCACATCTTCCGGGGCAACTTTCCCAATAGAATTCAGGGTACGTTCAAGATCTTTGAAGAAGTGAATCACTCCCTCTCCTTCCGGTAGCGGATACGACATTATCGGATCCATTTCAATGTATTCCAGTCCGTAGTTCTCCAGTTCCAGCTCTTCCAGAATACCGGTCTGATGTATCATAATATGTACAGAAGAACCAACGTCCATTCTGAATCCCTTAGGGAATTGCTCCGACCGGAACATCGTTTCTGTTGACACGGCACCTCCGATGGTCTCGCGCCGTTCCAAAACACAGACCGAATAACCCGCCTTGGCCAGGTAACAAGCTGTAACCAAGCCATTATGCCCTGAACCGATGACTATGATGTCGTATTTATTCATTGTGGAAAACCAAGTCTTTTAATAACATGTTGGTTAAATTTTCGTACCGGCATTAGGCGGAACATAATTAGTAACAGATAATTTCCAGATTATAAATCAACCCAGATGAAATTTTTCCAAACCCTGATTGCAGCAACCTTAGGTACCCTGATTGCTCTTTTTCTCGTATTTATTGTCCTATTTATAACGCTATCGAGCACCTCATCAGAGCCTGAACCTTATATCAGAGATAATACGGTGCTTAAACTGGAACTCAGTGGGACACTCCCTGCACAAGCCAGAACCAATCCTTTTGATGAGCTCTTCAGCCAGGCAGGGAATAATAAGGTGTCTCTTGAAACATTAAAAGAGAATCTTGCCAAAGCAAAATCGCACGATAAGATTCAGGGAGTTTGGTTGGAAATTGACTTTATGTCGGAGGGCTGGGCCAACCTCGAAGAAGCACATCGTATGATCTCAGCTTTTCGCGACAGCTCCGATAAATTTGTGTATGCCAGTACTAATGATCTGGGCTTAAATGAGCAGGGTTACTATCTCGCTACCGCTGCCGACTCAATCTTTTCTCCGCCTGAATCGTTCTTTGAATTCGACGGGTTTTACAACCAGGTTACTTTCCTGACAGGTCTCTTCGAAAAAATAGGAATTGAAGCTCAGGTAAGCCGGAGCGGCAAGTACAAAAGCGCTGTTGAACCTTATATCAGGAAGGACTTGTCGGAAGAGAGCAAGTACCAGTTAAGGGAGATCCTAAATAAGACCAGCGGTACTTTTGTGAATGCAGTGAGCCAAAAAACAGGCAAATCACCCTCAGAGATCAACGGACTAATGAATTCAGAACCAAAGCTGAATTCAAGTTTCGGTTACCAAAACGGGCTGATCGATTCCCTGATCTATGCTGACCAGGTTGAAGCACAAATCAAGCGTCGGCTTGGACTTGAAGAGTCGGCAACCCTGCAAACAGTATCAAATAAACGCTATGCTCGTGTAACACAAGAGACGGCTGGACTGGAAGGCAACAATACGAGTGATCGCATTGCAGTCATTTATGCATCCGGACCAATTCTACCGGAAATCAGCTCAAACTCTCCATTTGATAACGAGCAGTACATCACGACAGGCTTTTTTGAAAAACAACTCGAAGACATTCGTGAAGATGATAATGTGAAGGCACTGGTAGTGCGTATCAACAGTCCCGGTGGTTCCGGCAGCACCTCTGACGCCATATGGCGGATGCTGCAAGAAACTAAGAAGGAGATCCCTGTGATTGTTTCCATGGGTCCGGTCGCTGCTTCCGGCGGGTATTATATTGCAATGGCCGCAGATAGTATCGTGGCTGATCCGACCACTATTACGGGATCTATCGGCGTCTTTGCTACCAAACTGAATACCAAACAGCTCTTCAACGAAGAACTGGGCATTACTTTCGATGAGGTAAAGTCGCATGATTATGCCGATTGGCTGCTGCCAACCAATGATTTTACGGATTCTGAAGAGAAAGCCTTCAATGATTACGTTAACCGGTTCTATGATACCTTCATCACGAAAGTTGCTGAAGCCCGGGGCATGACCAAGGAACAGGTCGACAGTGTGGCACAAGGTAGGGTGTGGACCGGTGAGGCTGCCAAAGAACAAAACCTGGTGGATGTTATTGGAGGGATGGATACTGCTATGGGCATCGCTGCACAGAAAGCCGGTATTGAGGCGTATGATGTAGTCACTTATCCCAAACCCAAGGACCTATACCAGCTGTTGATGGGATCTGCCCAGACGCAGGCAAAAGCTATGATCGGGGAGTCCTGGTTTGGTACTCCTTACGCACAAGATGTCGCTAAAAAGCTGTCCATATTGAAACAGCAACGAGCTCTTGCACTCTTCCCTTATGAAATAACCATACAGTAAGATGAAATTAGGTCGTTTCTCCATTGAACAGTTAAGTGAGGGTCGATTTGAAGTTTTTTCTGATGGCACTATTAACCGAGAACCTATAGACCAATCCAAGCAGGATGACAGCAAATTGAGGAAGTCGGGTGATTCAGCCCGTATCGGTATCAATCCCATTTTGCTGTCGGATGAGAAATATAAAATTCTGTTGGATACCGGTTTGGGTTGGGGATTGGATGCAGGCAGCCAATACAAGAATGTCTCCAATGTAGCCAGCAACCTCGACATCTTCGACCTGAAACCGGCAGATATCACACATGTGATTCTCAGTCACTTGCATTATGATCATGCAGCAGGTTCATCCTATACCAATGAAGAGTCGGTAACCTGCGCTACCTTTCCCAATGCTCAATATTTTGTGCAACGAAGTGAGTGGGAGTATGCCCTGAAGGAACAATTTGCTGAACATAGTCTAAAGGGCTGTGACTACAACCTTGATGACCTTTACCGTTTAGTAGCCGAAAATCGTTTCAATTTTTTGGATGAGGATAAAGTCGAAATTATAGAGGGTATTGAAATCATTCGAACCGGAGGCCATACACCCGGTCACCAGGCAGTTCGTATTCAGGAAAGCGGTCAAACGGGTTACTACCTGGGCGATCTGCTGCCGAGCGAGCACCACCTCAATCAGTATTCCATGCGGCAGATGGATTTTAAGCCGCTGACAGCCAAAAAAATGAAGATCCAGCTGCTAAGAAATGCCTTCGAAGAGGAAGCTGTACTTCTCTTCTATCACTCACTCTATTCAAGTATGGGAAGGCTGGAAAAAGATGACAACAAGAAATACGTTCTAAAGGAGCCGAATTGAACATACCAATCGGCTCTAAGGGGGCTTGAAGCCCGCCCAAAAAGACTGAGCCCCATAAATTGGTGTATATCCATTTCTTAATCTCTCCACGTGGGTACAACCCCCTCTGAGCATAAGAAAGTATGCGGAAATTTATATCTAACTCTTCTCCATCGCATCAGTTTTATGTCCCGCAAATTCCGCTGATTTTCGCAGAAGAGTTATTCCTAAATCTGCGCCATCTCCGAGATCAGCGGGAGGATGACATTTACTAGAAATTTATAACCGCTACAAGGGCTTGAAGCTTCGCCGGAAAGGCAGTTACCCAAGTATGCAGAGAAATGTTAGTGGTCGTCCCACCACGGGGGTACAACCCCCTCGGAGCGTAAGAGTGTAACCTACTGGCCCATTCACTTTTTAGGGATATTGACCAAACTTTTAGTATTCTGCAGACGTAAAATTCTCAGAATAACCACGCAATTGAACACAATGATGATCCATAAAAATATAATGTTGGCGTTGCTGCTTTTCTTTCTACCCTATTATGTCACTGCCCAACCTAGTGAGACCAATACCAAATATGACCTTACAACGATTGATGGAACCATCGAAGCGCTATATGCTTCCATATCCGGGGAAAAAGGTGAGCAAAGAGACTGGGTAACCTTCCGCAACCTTTTCACTGAGGGAGCTAAATTAATACCTGCAGGAATTTCTCCTGATGGAAATTTCAGGTATCGATATATGAGTCCTGAAGACTATATACAGAATTCAGGTCCCTGGCTGGTTGAAAATGGATTCATTGAGGAAGAGATCCATCATGAAACTGACCGTTTTGATCCTATAGCACATGTGTTCAGCACCTACACATCCCGAAATACCGCTGGGGGAGAAATTATTGACCGCGGCATCAACAGCATTCAGCTATTTTATGACGGGGATAGATGGTGGGTTGTAAATATCTACTGGACAGGGGAAAGGGAAGGCCATCCAATTCCACAGGAGTACAATGCAAAGGATTGATCTATTATTGCGAGGTTTAATCTAAATACTTCAATAGTATCTGAGAGCTATAATAGTTATAACACAGAGGATACAGAGTTACACAGAGTTCCTTATACCTTATACCCTATACCTTATTCCTAAATCACTCCTTATTCATGGAGATGAGAAACTCTTCGTTGTTTTTGGTGCCTTTCATCTTTTCTTTGAGGAATTCCATCGCTTCGAATGCATTCATGCGATTTAGGTAGCGGCGCAGCAGTACCACTTTCTCACGTTCCGCATCAGGTACGATAAGCTCTTCACGGCGTGTTCCGCTTTTGAAAATATCGATGGCCGGGAAAATTCGACGGTCAGCCAAACTGCGATCCAGCACGACCTCCATATTACCGGTTCCTTTAAATTCTTCAAATATCAGATCATCCATCCGTGAACCGGTCTGAACAAGAGCGGTCGCCAATATGGAAAGACTTCCGCCATTTTCAATATTCCGTGCGGAGCTGAAAAGCTGTCTCGGAGCTTTCAATGCTTCAGAATCGATACCACCCGACATAGTTCGACCTGACGTAGGGGCACAAATATTATAGGCACGGGCCAGACGAGTGATTGAGTCCATCAGCATCAGTACATCGTGGCCACTTTCAACCAGGCGCTTGGCCTTTTCAAATACAATTTCTGAGAGTCCCACATGATTTTCCGGACGCTCGTCAAAAGTAGAAGCAACCACTTCTGCGTTCTGAACAGTGCGCTCCATTTCGGTAACCTCTTCAGGGCGCTCGTCAATGAGCAGGATAATAACCTTAGTATTCGGATTATTATCATTTACCGCATTGGCAATATTGCGCAATATCGTTGTTTTACCGGTTTTTGGCTGGGCAACGATAAGTCCCCGCTGTCCCTTACCAAGGGGCGCAAACAGATTGATAATCCTCGTGGTATACTCGTTCGATTTATGCTCAAGATCAAAACGTTCATCGGGATAGATGGGAAGAAGATCTTCAAAATCTTCCCGGTTATCCATGTCATGAGGAATTTTACCGTTTACACCGTCTACACGAAGCAGGGCAAAATATCGCTCTCCAACTTTAGGAGGTCTGATAATACCGATCACACAATCCCCCTGTTTTAAACGAAAACGTTTTATCTGTGATGGGGAGACATAGATATCATCCGGACTCGCCTTATAATTATAATTCACTGATCTCAGAAACCCGTATCCATCAGGCAATATTTCAAGGGTTCCCTCCTGGATGAGAAAAGGTCCCAGGTCAGGTTCAATTTCTTCGAGGCGCTCCTCTAAAGTGGGTGCATCCGACTCCGGTAGGATATCGTGAACACTCTTTTTCTTTTTGCCCTTTCGCTTCCCCCCTGACTTTTTATTTCGTGAACGGTTGTTGCTGTTTTTTCGGGAATCACGGCTATCGGGAGTGTCGTAAGGCTGAGTATGCTGGGTGCCGTCTTGTTGGGCATTTGCCTGATCAGGCTGTTGAAGTTCCTTATCCTCTCCCTTTAAGGCTTTTTCAATACGTTCCACAAGTTCCTTTTTTCGAAGACCCGTAGGTTTAATACCCTGCTCGCGTGCAATCTGCTGCAGATCTTTTACCGTTCTCTGAGGTAACGAATCAATATCTTCTTTGGTTACTCCATCGGTTTGGTTATCCGACATAATTATCTATACAATGAGTTTTTATTGAGATGAATAAATGGTTCTTGTAATCTTATACAAAGCTGTAAAAGAGAATTGATCTACACTGCGCTGTAAATGGTGGAATAATCAGAGTAGATATGATTTAACGGTCGTTTACGAAAGATGCTATCCAATCCCTGACCGTTGAGTAAAAGTAAAAACTTCCTGTAAAAATTACTAATTCCGTTTCAAATTCTTCAAATAACCGCTTTTGCTCATTTTTTGTTACAGGAAACGGACGCACGGTCGGTAATAACGCTTGGACCTGATCTAATGTTGCTGCCCGCTGAGTGTTTAACTCATGATAAAATATTTTATTGAATACTGAAAACTCATTTATCAACTTCCGGTTAACCTTATCACTCATCATCGATAACACGACCGTGCACTCTTTAAGGGGGGCAAGTCGCTCTGCAGACTCTTTCATGGATCGCACAGCTTCAAAATTATGGGCTCCGTCAAAATACCACTTGAAGCGATTATGAACCTTTTCGAATCGACCCAGACTTGGGTACAAAGTCCGTACATTGGAAACACCCATTCGATATTGGTCATCGGAAACAGGGAAACGATCCTTCTGCAAACGACTTACCACGAAGGCTGCAGCAAGGTTATAAACCTGAACCGGAGCGTTGAGATCACTTTCCAATCTCATCTCTTTTTCATCCGGATGAAGGAAATAGGTACCTGACTTAAATTCCGGGTGAAGTTCTTGGATATCATGAACAGGCGCTTCTTTATCCTGGGCTATCTTCTTCAGTACATTCTTTGCATCCTCATTCAGGTTACCGAATACTACCGGCTTAGCCTGCTTAATGATGCCGCCTTTTTCAGCCGCTATTTCCGCTACAGTCTCTCCAAGAATATCGGTATGGTCCAGGGAGACATTGGTTATCACAGAAACTTCAGGGGTGATCACATTGGTCGCATCCAGCCTGCCTCCAAGCCCTACTTCAATGATGGCCAGATCAACCTTCATGTCACTAAAATACCAAAATGCGATGGCCGTGCTAATTTCAAAATAGGTTAACCTAAAACTTTTCAGTAAGCTTTCATGGCTGTTGAAAAAATCAAGGAGGGCTTTTTCTGTTATTTCTTTGCCGTTAACTTTAAAGCGCTCGCTGAAATCAAGTATATGCGGTGAAGTATATAGGCCGGTTTTATATCCGGATTGCTGATAAACGGATGCAAGGATATGACATGTACTCCCCTTTCCGTTCGTTCCACCTACATGGATTGTGGGGAAATCGTTTTGCGCATCGCCGGCCGCCCTGCAGAATTTCCTGAAGCGATTCAGGTTAAAATCAGCCGCACTTTTACCGGATGATTGAAACATCGGTATGGACTCCAGGTATTCCCTAACCGCTTCATAGGATTTAAATGGCATAAGTTAATACACACTCGATT
Encoded here:
- the tatC gene encoding twin-arginine translocase subunit TatC; the encoded protein is MSPSEERHIMTQDPPKAKAPVDRTADMSFLEHLEELRWRLIKGLGGLAVGMLVAVFFSDFLVNKVMLGPTRADFIVYQILGIDAIDLTLQSRKLPGQFFTYWGTLILMGAIIGSPILFYQLWAFVEPALESAEKWKSRLHSLFITAFFIAGVCFGYFVLVPFALQFFSQFQISDVIHNDFDINEYFSSLSMWVISCGIIFQLPVISYFLSKFGLLSPEFLRKYRRHSIVACFIMSAFLTPPDPISQIIVGVPLIFLYQLSIWVSKKGVQHREKELQKAFSGTN
- a CDS encoding TlpA disulfide reductase family protein yields the protein MRPKTLFLLLTIVGFTLLSCSGSVEPEQVAGTYRGVLESPGGELAFPITISNSGDSLQAFSSNGADTVYYNDITVKEDSLILGFDYYDSYLRGKVNFDGSLSGNWSRRAPNGRRSVLPFRAEKGVTERYPETSPDNYNFEGNWKATFTDEDGTFPAQGKFVSQPGGKLFGTIKKETGDYRFLEGFYTDSTLTLSTFDGAHAFLFKAQLQPDGTLKGDLWSRDDYHATWTAEKGQASLRSPLQISAEEAVGNSMEFTFPNLQGDTLRADDPAFQNKPMLVYLFGSWCPNCADETNMLKEIYSEEYSNTDLQIVGLAYEFSGNFEDDAEMVNRYRKRFDIPWTLLVAGVNDKEEAADTLTFLDSVISYPTSFFVDRNHKIRAVHVGFNGPATGSTYFQEIQRFKNQLNQITN
- a CDS encoding FKBP-type peptidyl-prolyl cis-trans isomerase: MKHFKHLALILLALFLLQSCGQDPTGPDYSNAPAPYDTTSAVSSTTSEDGLKIYVIEEGYGAFEVVSRDQVRIRFTGRTADGRIFDSSYANGFSTPRTFRNLTPVPINDGFSQISPLIDGFRRGLLGMRQGEKRTVVIPPELGYGDSREGTNGFDLRNDTLIFDIELVEILSLQ
- a CDS encoding GIY-YIG nuclease family protein; its protein translation is MGYYDYNGKVGYVYILSNYNRNIFYIGVTSNLEGRIRDHKNNEGSKFTKKYNLKFLVYYEEFPNIVDAILREKQLKNWHHEWKVNLIKKLNPSMKDLALNILL
- the alr gene encoding alanine racemase, which encodes MKRDSVITIDLSTIRHNLKVIRKLAGSDAGVMPVVKANAYGHGSVKVAEALQNEVDWFAVNSVDEGIELRDHGIDLPILVFCVPNSETANLYTNFNLTATISELSHFGFLPAGTEYHLNFDTGMGRLGIQGDRVDEAVLEMEKHSALICTGIYSHFATSDVPGSEMVEAQLKRFKKIRIRFPDHLFTHIANTGGAVFYKNTTFDLIRPGIGIYGYSPAENVIQGLKPALSWSSKLVQVNPIRKGDSVSYGAHWEAPRDGFVGVIPVGYEDGLKRVLSGKIRIGIGGKEYRQVGNITMNYCMVFLDQDRHDAGTGVELLSSSKNDLSNWAELAGTIPYEILTSLLPKIPRVYE
- a CDS encoding phytoene desaturase family protein translates to MNKYDIIVIGSGHNGLVTACYLAKAGYSVCVLERRETIGGAVSTETMFRSEQFPKGFRMDVGSSVHIMIHQTGILEELELENYGLEYIEMDPIMSYPLPEGEGVIHFFKDLERTLNSIGKVAPEDVQNYREFVDFWGRVNEGVLKTFMVPPKGKNIVSEMARGQIKNGSMFKKGEQMSSLQKILSSYGKVVDDAFENEHLKAAVMWFAAQSGPTPDHPATGDFAGWQSMLHQSGAKHPRGGSGMLTQAMANYLEARGSKVIPASPVKKVLIESGKAKGVKTESGEEYRADTIISNAHVQTTMMKLVGKEHLEPSMYKKVENINVGNGFGMVIRCAVEELPRYTACPDDPYIHNGMQLLAPSVQYMNNAIGDYLKGKPPENPAVLAMTFSEIDEDVAPSGGHTLFAWAQWHPYELQNNLHWDDIREKEAQKIYDVVTRYAPNMKDKLIDWYIQSPLDIERKHGLLKGNVMHVEMSFDQMFMFRPIPEMSNYKTPIENLYLSSASCHPGGGVFGAAGYNAANVVLKDLKKKNWFSF
- the sppA gene encoding signal peptide peptidase SppA, whose protein sequence is MKFFQTLIAATLGTLIALFLVFIVLFITLSSTSSEPEPYIRDNTVLKLELSGTLPAQARTNPFDELFSQAGNNKVSLETLKENLAKAKSHDKIQGVWLEIDFMSEGWANLEEAHRMISAFRDSSDKFVYASTNDLGLNEQGYYLATAADSIFSPPESFFEFDGFYNQVTFLTGLFEKIGIEAQVSRSGKYKSAVEPYIRKDLSEESKYQLREILNKTSGTFVNAVSQKTGKSPSEINGLMNSEPKLNSSFGYQNGLIDSLIYADQVEAQIKRRLGLEESATLQTVSNKRYARVTQETAGLEGNNTSDRIAVIYASGPILPEISSNSPFDNEQYITTGFFEKQLEDIREDDNVKALVVRINSPGGSGSTSDAIWRMLQETKKEIPVIVSMGPVAASGGYYIAMAADSIVADPTTITGSIGVFATKLNTKQLFNEELGITFDEVKSHDYADWLLPTNDFTDSEEKAFNDYVNRFYDTFITKVAEARGMTKEQVDSVAQGRVWTGEAAKEQNLVDVIGGMDTAMGIAAQKAGIEAYDVVTYPKPKDLYQLLMGSAQTQAKAMIGESWFGTPYAQDVAKKLSILKQQRALALFPYEITIQ